A single Acidaminococcus sp. DNA region contains:
- a CDS encoding thiamine phosphate synthase, whose product MAAFSYVLLTDRKLYSEPVPKVISRALTQLHPMPGAVIVREKDLPETAYEKLLAEVMAVCAPYGVPVLAHAFPDSYVRLHAAGVHMPLFLWRAYSKVHPQLKMLLSESGRKAAEHPCGLGISIHSEAEALEALHLGASYVTASPIFPTSCKPGATGKGTAFIARIHELTGLPVYALGGLQWPDERETQFKLCGAAGAVVRSFVTKLI is encoded by the coding sequence ATGGCTGCTTTTAGTTACGTGCTCTTGACGGACCGTAAACTTTATTCCGAGCCGGTCCCCAAAGTCATTAGCCGGGCTTTAACACAGCTTCATCCCATGCCCGGTGCTGTCATTGTTAGGGAAAAAGACTTGCCTGAAACGGCTTATGAAAAGCTTCTGGCAGAGGTAATGGCCGTTTGTGCTCCTTATGGTGTTCCCGTTCTTGCTCATGCTTTTCCGGATTCCTATGTCCGTCTTCATGCAGCTGGCGTACACATGCCGCTCTTTCTGTGGCGGGCTTATTCCAAAGTGCATCCGCAGCTCAAAATGCTCCTTTCTGAAAGCGGCAGAAAGGCTGCGGAACATCCTTGTGGCCTTGGAATTTCAATTCATTCTGAGGCTGAAGCTTTGGAAGCACTCCATTTGGGCGCTTCTTATGTGACGGCCAGTCCGATTTTTCCTACCTCTTGCAAACCCGGTGCGACAGGAAAGGGAACAGCGTTTATTGCCCGGATTCATGAGCTGACCGGTCTTCCCGTGTATGCACTGGGAGGGCTGCAGTGGCCTGACGAGCGAGAAACTCAGTTCAAATTATGCGGGGCCGCCGGCGCCGTCGTCCGTTCCTTTGTCACTAAACTTATTTAA
- a CDS encoding MBL fold metallo-hydrolase produces MKLIMLMENRGSANRSLINEFGFSAYVECDDLNILFDFGPNLDTLKNVQALNIHLEKVDYLIGSHGHFDHSGGYPAFLRAGCHKPFITGEGYFNEKYSLDGIRATYLGNSFDENLLRREGIEHKVCKKVLKLSETEFIMGGFKRVYDFEMIPDRFCIRNGNTLVKDNFDDEICFVHKMKDGLFVLVGCSHPGILNILSSVKEYFGMPIIGVVGGTHLKDASEDRIHRTIQVIKSFGISFIGFNHCTGEKFENLIKDETSIKAVHLGTGDALFI; encoded by the coding sequence ATGAAGTTGATAATGCTGATGGAAAATCGCGGTTCTGCCAACAGATCACTTATCAATGAATTTGGATTCTCTGCTTATGTAGAATGTGATGATCTGAATATTTTGTTTGATTTTGGCCCCAATCTTGATACTCTTAAGAATGTACAGGCATTAAATATACACCTTGAGAAAGTTGATTACCTGATTGGGAGTCACGGACATTTTGATCATTCCGGGGGATATCCTGCGTTTTTAAGGGCAGGCTGCCATAAACCATTTATTACGGGTGAAGGATATTTCAATGAAAAATATTCTCTTGATGGTATCCGTGCTACCTATTTGGGGAATAGTTTTGACGAGAATCTACTGAGACGAGAAGGAATAGAGCACAAAGTTTGTAAGAAAGTTCTAAAGTTAAGTGAGACGGAATTTATAATGGGTGGCTTTAAAAGAGTATATGATTTTGAAATGATTCCGGATCGATTTTGTATACGAAATGGAAATACCCTTGTAAAAGATAATTTTGATGATGAAATCTGTTTTGTCCATAAAATGAAAGATGGTCTTTTTGTCCTGGTGGGCTGCAGTCATCCTGGAATTTTGAACATCCTTAGTTCTGTTAAGGAATATTTTGGAATGCCAATTATAGGTGTTGTTGGAGGAACACATTTAAAAGATGCCTCTGAAGATCGGATTCACCGCACAATTCAAGTCATTAAAAGCTTCGGCATCAGTTTTATTGGTTTTAATCATTGTACTGGGGAAAAATTTGAAAATCTTATTAAGGATGAAACTAGTATCAAAGCAGTTCATTTGGGAACAGGTGATGCTTTGTTTATCTGA
- a CDS encoding GNAT family N-acetyltransferase produces the protein MEIRVMTINDYEQVNLLWHASSGMQLREIDDSREKVAKFLRRNPETSFVAVEDKIVGAVLAGNDGRRGYLYHLAVAEKFQHRHIGTALVKAAEAALLKEGIPKVGILVFRKNDEGNAFWEKLGYVDRSHLVYRSRALVREAE, from the coding sequence ATGGAAATCCGGGTCATGACAATCAATGATTATGAGCAGGTAAACTTGCTTTGGCATGCTTCCAGCGGTATGCAGCTGCGGGAAATCGATGACTCCAGGGAAAAAGTAGCTAAGTTCCTGCGGCGGAATCCAGAAACTTCTTTTGTAGCCGTGGAAGATAAAATCGTAGGAGCTGTCCTCGCCGGTAATGACGGCCGGAGAGGGTATCTGTATCATCTGGCCGTAGCTGAAAAGTTTCAGCACCGACATATCGGAACAGCTCTCGTCAAAGCTGCGGAAGCGGCACTTTTGAAAGAAGGCATTCCCAAGGTAGGCATTCTGGTCTTCCGTAAAAATGATGAAGGTAATGCTTTTTGGGAAAAATTGGGGTACGTGGACCGGAGTCATCTCGTATATCGCAGCCGCGCACTTGTAAGGGAAGCCGAGTAA
- a CDS encoding multidrug efflux SMR transporter, whose translation MQWIYLLLAGIFEITWAVAMKYSEGFSRILPSVITLVFYVMSAIFLSLALHKLPLGTAYAMWTGFGIIGTSVLGVLLFHETMTPAHLVCVLLIAGGIAGLKILG comes from the coding sequence ATGCAGTGGATTTATCTTTTACTGGCAGGAATTTTTGAAATTACCTGGGCTGTGGCAATGAAGTATTCGGAGGGATTTTCCAGAATTTTGCCGAGTGTGATTACGCTTGTCTTTTACGTGATGAGCGCCATTTTCTTATCTTTGGCACTGCACAAGCTGCCGCTGGGAACAGCGTATGCCATGTGGACCGGATTTGGTATTATCGGGACGAGTGTGCTCGGGGTACTGCTCTTTCATGAGACGATGACTCCGGCACACCTGGTTTGCGTTCTCCTCATTGCCGGCGGTATCGCCGGCTTAAAAATACTGGGGTAA